Part of the Amycolatopsis sp. 195334CR genome is shown below.
CGGTCATCAGAGTGGCGGCGACCAGTCGACCGGCCTCCAGGTTGATGGCCTCCAGACGGCTGGCAGCCAGCCCGGCGGCTACCCGCCAGCCGGGGCGCAGTCGGCGGGCCACGCACTCGGCGGGCAGTCGGCGGGTCTCGTGCCCGGCGAGCGGGAGGCGGGTCGCGGGGCGGACGCGCAGGAGGCGGGCCTCATACGCGGCAGCCAGTCAGCCGACTACAAGCCCGGTGATCAGGCTGCCTTCGACAAGCTGCATGAGCGCCAGGCCAAGGCCTGGGCCGAAGAAGATGGCGCTGCCTTCGCAGCCACGTATACCGAGCAAGGCGACGTAGTCACCTTCAACGGCGAGCACCTCCACAGCCGCGAGGGCATCGCGCGCGGGATGCAGTACTACTTCGACAACTACATCGACGGCAGCCGGATCAAGCGGCTGAGCGAGAAGGTCCGGTACCTCGACCGCAACACCGTGGTGGTCATCCGCTCCTCGTGCCTGACGCAGGGCGACGTGCCCGACTGCCGCCCCGATTCGCACTCCACCAACACCAACCTCCTCGTCCGGCGGCACGGCCAGTGGCTGCAGGAGTCCTTCCAGAACACCCGCTACTTCGAGATCCCCTGATCGGACGGCCACACCGGCCGGATCGGCAGGCGCAGCGCCGCGGGCGCGCTCGGCGGCACGACCGGGCGCACCGGCGGTACCGCGCTCAGCCGCCGGTAGGCCGCGCCGAGCGGCGGCCGAGGATCCTCCTCGCCCTTGTTCGGCCAGAACGACATCGCGCGCTCCGACTGCGCGGTGATGGTCAGCGACGGGTTCACCCCGAGGTTCGCCGAGATCGTCGAGCCGTCCACCACGTGCAGGCCGGGGTGCCCGTAGAGCCGCTGGTACGGGTCGACCACCCCGGTGTCGCT
Proteins encoded:
- a CDS encoding SgcJ/EcaC family oxidoreductase translates to MGKRRIGWAVAAVGVLLITAVPTSAGEEHQPAGQQSTGHQTAGLQFAGHWGGGHQFAGHQSGGDQSTGLQVDGLQTAGSQPGGYPPAGAQSAGHALGGQSAGLVPGEREAGRGADAQEAGLIRGSQSADYKPGDQAAFDKLHERQAKAWAEEDGAAFAATYTEQGDVVTFNGEHLHSREGIARGMQYYFDNYIDGSRIKRLSEKVRYLDRNTVVVIRSSCLTQGDVPDCRPDSHSTNTNLLVRRHGQWLQESFQNTRYFEIP